A region from the Lolium perenne isolate Kyuss_39 chromosome 4, Kyuss_2.0, whole genome shotgun sequence genome encodes:
- the LOC127349177 gene encoding late embryogenesis abundant protein D-34 yields MSIARFSCTTHLLATRQIISRRFLAKMSQGQPRRPASSEQEQGQDGAIRYGDVFPAVSGGLAKKPVAPQDAATMQSAETMAFGETIKGGPAATMQSAATRNERMGVVAHDQATDATAEQGVSVSETRVPGGRIVTEFVAGQAVGQYLEPDAAAAAGGGVDETKITIGEALEAAGFAAGTRPVERSDAAAIQAAEVRATGMDGNIPGGLAAQAQSAADANAWAERDVDKATLGDVLSHATAKLVADKEVETDDAARVAFAETRNKHDVTARPGGVAASMATAARLNK; encoded by the exons ATGTCGATCGCAAGGTTCAGCTGCACCACTCACCTACTCGCAACCAGGCAGATCATATCCAGACGCTTTCTCGCGAAGATGAGCCAGGGGCAGCCCAGGAGGCCGGCGTCCTCCGAGCAGGAGCAGGGCCAGGACGGCGCCATCCGCTACGGCGACGTGTTCCCGGCCGTGAGCGGCGGCCTCGCCAAGAAGCCCGTGGCGCCGCAGGACGCGGCCACGATGCAGTCGGCGGAGACAATGGCGTTCGGGGAGACGATCAAGGGCGGGCCGGCGGCCACCATGCAGTCCGCGGCCACGCGGAACGAGCGCATGGGCGTCGTCGCGCACGACCAGGCCACGGACGCCACCGCCGAACAAGGGGTCTCCGTCTCGGAGACGCGCGTCCCCGGCGGGCGCATCGTCACAGAGTTCGTCGCCGGGCAGGCCGTGGGTCAGTACCTCGAGccggatgccgccgccgccgctggggGTGGCGTTGATGAGACGAAGATAACGATCGGCGAGGCCCTGGAGGCTGCGGGCTTCGCGGCAGGAACCAGGCCGGTGGAGCGCAGCGACGCGGCGGCGATCCAGGCAGCCGAGGTGAGGGCCACCGGCATGGATGGCAACATTCCCGGTGGGTTGGCCGCGCAAGCGCAGTCAGCGGCCGACGCCAACGCCTGGGCCGAGCGTGACGTCGACAAGGCCACGCTTGGCGACGTCCTCTCG CATGCGACGGCGAAGCTGGTTGCGGACAAGGAGGTGGAGACCGATGACGCGGCGAGGGTGGCGTTCGCGGAGACACGGAACAAGCATGACGTGACGGCGAGGCCTGGCGGGGTGGCCGCGTCCATGGCTACAGCCGCGAGGCTCAACAAGTAG